In Streptomyces sp. SN-593, a single genomic region encodes these proteins:
- a CDS encoding PLP-dependent cysteine synthase family protein, which produces MDTPKPAPSPVPPPGDGLVQVLDIDRSDHAYRRWLSTAVAKVHADANRSADTHLLSVPLPADWGVDLYLKDESTHPTGSLKHRLARSLFLYALCNGWIRPGRPVIEASSGSTAVSEAYFARLIGVPFVAVMARGTVRAKVELIEFQGGRCHLVDNPSEVYEAAARLAEETGGHYMDQFTYAERATDWRGNNNIAESIFRQMASERHPVPTWIVATAGTGGTSATLARYVRYAQATTGICVADPENSAFFPGWRDGDLGATTAAGSRIEGIGRQRVEPSFVPGAIDRMMRVPDAASVAAVRVLEKLLGRRAGASTGTGLWAAFRIISEMRESGERGSVVGLICDPGERYVEKYYADAWLREQGMDISPYLACLERFLQSGKLDCPGAESHRA; this is translated from the coding sequence ATGGACACCCCGAAGCCGGCACCGTCCCCCGTGCCCCCGCCCGGAGACGGACTCGTGCAGGTACTGGACATCGACCGAAGCGACCACGCGTACCGTCGCTGGTTGAGCACTGCTGTGGCGAAGGTCCATGCCGACGCCAACAGGTCCGCCGATACCCATTTGCTGTCGGTGCCGCTCCCGGCGGACTGGGGCGTCGACCTCTATCTGAAGGACGAGTCGACCCATCCGACGGGCTCGCTCAAGCACCGGCTGGCCCGGTCCCTGTTCCTCTACGCCCTGTGCAACGGCTGGATCAGGCCGGGACGCCCGGTGATCGAGGCATCGAGCGGCTCGACGGCGGTCTCGGAGGCGTACTTCGCCCGTCTGATCGGTGTCCCCTTTGTGGCCGTGATGGCCCGCGGAACGGTGCGGGCGAAGGTCGAGCTGATCGAGTTCCAGGGCGGCCGGTGCCACCTGGTGGACAACCCGAGCGAGGTGTACGAGGCGGCCGCCCGGCTGGCCGAGGAGACCGGCGGCCACTACATGGACCAGTTCACGTACGCGGAGCGGGCGACGGACTGGCGGGGCAACAACAACATCGCGGAGTCGATCTTCCGGCAGATGGCCTCGGAACGCCATCCGGTCCCGACGTGGATCGTGGCGACCGCCGGGACGGGGGGAACCTCCGCGACGCTGGCCCGATACGTGCGGTACGCACAGGCGACGACGGGCATCTGCGTCGCTGATCCGGAGAACTCGGCGTTCTTCCCCGGATGGCGGGACGGCGACCTGGGCGCCACCACGGCGGCCGGCTCACGGATCGAGGGAATCGGCCGGCAGCGGGTGGAGCCGAGCTTCGTGCCGGGCGCGATCGACCGGATGATGCGCGTGCCGGATGCTGCATCGGTCGCCGCCGTGCGCGTCCTGGAGAAGCTCCTGGGGCGGCGCGCAGGGGCGTCGACGGGGACCGGCCTGTGGGCTGCGTTCCGGATCATCTCCGAGATGCGTGAGAGCGGTGAGCGCGGGAGCGTCGTCGGGCTGATCTGCGATCCGGGCGAGCGCTACGTCGAGAAGTACTACGCGGACGCGTGGCTGCGGGAGCAGGGCATGGACATCTCGCCGTACCTCGCGTGTCTGGAGCGCTTCCTGCAAAGCGGGAAGCTGGACTGCCCTGGCGCGGAGAGCCACCGGGCCTGA
- a CDS encoding VIT1/CCC1 transporter family protein, which produces MSDDRAGNDEEPDAPDEPDHLGEHPDEPHHNGLGTRLNWLRAAVLGANDGVVSTAGIVVGVAGATDSRSALLTAGLAGLLAGSLSMAAGEYVSVSTQRDSEQAALAVEQEELATTPQAELAELTGLLEERGITHELAREVAEQLTARDALGAHARVELGIDPDELANPWHAAWASFVSFTAGALLPLLAIVLPPQSWRLAVTVASVVVALVACGRISADLGNAPARPAVVRNVAGGVIAMAVTYAVGTLLGAAGV; this is translated from the coding sequence ATGAGCGACGACCGCGCCGGCAACGACGAAGAGCCCGACGCACCCGACGAGCCCGACCACCTCGGCGAACACCCGGACGAGCCGCACCACAACGGTCTCGGCACCCGCCTGAACTGGCTGCGCGCAGCGGTCCTCGGCGCCAACGACGGGGTGGTCTCGACCGCCGGCATCGTCGTCGGCGTTGCGGGAGCCACCGACTCCCGCTCCGCGCTGCTGACCGCCGGACTCGCCGGGCTGCTCGCCGGATCGCTGTCGATGGCCGCGGGGGAGTACGTCTCCGTCAGCACGCAGCGCGACTCCGAGCAGGCCGCCCTCGCCGTCGAGCAGGAAGAACTCGCCACGACCCCCCAGGCCGAACTCGCCGAACTCACCGGTCTGCTCGAAGAACGCGGGATCACCCACGAACTCGCTCGAGAGGTCGCCGAACAGCTCACCGCCCGCGACGCGCTCGGCGCCCACGCCCGTGTCGAGCTGGGCATCGACCCCGACGAACTCGCCAATCCCTGGCACGCCGCCTGGGCGAGTTTCGTGTCCTTCACCGCCGGCGCACTGCTCCCGCTGCTCGCCATCGTGCTGCCGCCCCAAAGCTGGCGTCTGGCCGTCACGGTCGCTTCCGTGGTCGTCGCGCTCGTCGCGTGCGGCCGGATCAGCGCGGATCTCGGCAATGCACCGGCGCGCCCCGCCGTCGTCCGCAACGTCGCGGGAGGCGTCATCGCGATGGCCGTCACCTATGCTGTCGGCACGCTCCTCGGCGCCGCAGGGGTCTGA
- a CDS encoding sigma-70 family RNA polymerase sigma factor: protein MATRAVARRQAGGTSSVRAAGGEVADRDLVGMYLDEIARTPLLDAAREVELSRDIEAGVFAERILAADADLPASAGSDAKREELEALVATGERAKDVFIRSNLRLVVAVARRYPRSGLPLLDLIQEGNAGLVRAVEKFDYAKGFKFSTYATWWIRQAITRSIADQSRTIRLPVHLVEELGRIRRVQREFNRENGRDAEPTEIATELGSTPERVSDVLDWARDPVSLNMSVDAEGETEFGDLVEDGAAPSPEDSVLVMLRREELDGLIDRLDDRTASIIRARYGIVDGRERTLTEVGKEHGLTRERIRQIEKHALADLKRMARATGLDYEAA, encoded by the coding sequence ATGGCAACCCGTGCCGTCGCCCGTCGTCAAGCAGGTGGGACCAGCAGCGTTCGCGCCGCAGGCGGGGAAGTCGCCGACCGCGACCTCGTCGGCATGTACCTGGACGAGATCGCTCGCACCCCGCTGCTCGACGCCGCCAGGGAAGTCGAGCTCTCCCGCGACATCGAAGCGGGCGTCTTCGCGGAGCGCATACTCGCCGCCGACGCCGATCTCCCCGCATCTGCGGGCAGCGACGCCAAGCGGGAGGAACTTGAGGCGCTCGTCGCCACAGGCGAACGCGCCAAGGACGTCTTCATCCGCTCCAACCTGCGCCTCGTCGTCGCCGTGGCCCGCCGCTACCCCCGCAGCGGCCTGCCCCTGCTCGACCTGATCCAGGAGGGGAACGCCGGCCTGGTCCGCGCAGTCGAGAAGTTCGACTACGCGAAGGGCTTCAAGTTCTCCACGTACGCGACCTGGTGGATCCGCCAGGCCATCACCCGCTCCATCGCCGACCAGTCCCGCACCATCCGGCTGCCCGTCCACCTCGTCGAGGAACTCGGCCGCATCCGGCGCGTGCAGCGCGAATTCAACCGTGAGAACGGCCGCGACGCCGAACCCACCGAGATCGCCACCGAACTGGGCTCCACCCCCGAGCGCGTCTCCGACGTCCTCGACTGGGCCCGCGACCCGGTATCGCTGAACATGTCGGTCGATGCCGAAGGTGAGACCGAGTTCGGCGACCTCGTCGAGGACGGCGCGGCGCCCTCACCGGAGGACTCCGTCCTCGTCATGCTGCGCCGTGAGGAACTCGACGGCCTCATCGACCGCCTGGACGACCGGACCGCGTCCATCATCCGGGCCCGCTACGGCATCGTGGACGGTCGCGAGCGCACCCTCACCGAGGTCGGCAAGGAACACGGCCTCACCCGCGAGCGCATCCGGCAGATCGAGAAGCACGCCCTCGCCGACCTGAAGCGCATGGCCCGCGCCACCGGACTGGACTACGAAGCGGCATAA
- a CDS encoding GNAT family N-acetyltransferase gives MVADRTNVQVGPGGEADLAALTDIYNHYVRETAVTFDVTPLTPDERRPWLLSHPEDGPHRLMVARLPGPDGRILGYATSGAFRPRAAYATSVETSVYLAPGEGGRGIGSLLYGRLFAALEAEDVHRAYAGVALPNDASVRIHERFGFRQVGLYEEVGRKFGAYHDVAWFEKRVT, from the coding sequence ATGGTGGCGGATCGTACGAACGTGCAGGTCGGCCCAGGTGGCGAAGCCGATCTGGCGGCTCTGACGGACATCTACAACCACTACGTCCGCGAGACGGCCGTCACGTTCGACGTGACCCCCCTCACCCCGGATGAGCGTCGCCCGTGGTTGCTCTCCCATCCGGAAGACGGCCCTCACCGGCTCATGGTTGCTCGACTACCCGGTCCGGACGGGCGAATTCTCGGTTACGCGACCAGCGGCGCGTTCCGGCCACGGGCCGCGTACGCGACGTCGGTGGAGACGAGCGTCTACCTCGCGCCGGGCGAGGGCGGCCGCGGCATCGGGTCATTGCTCTACGGGCGCCTCTTCGCGGCACTGGAGGCCGAGGACGTGCATCGGGCGTATGCGGGAGTCGCTCTTCCGAACGACGCGTCGGTACGCATCCACGAGCGGTTCGGCTTCCGACAGGTCGGCCTCTACGAGGAGGTCGGCCGCAAGTTCGGCGCTTACCACGACGTCGCATGGTTCGAGAAGCGCGTCACCTGA